Proteins found in one Drosophila innubila isolate TH190305 chromosome X, UK_Dinn_1.0, whole genome shotgun sequence genomic segment:
- the LOC117779765 gene encoding zinc finger protein hangover isoform X1 → MCDTAATTISASGDAGTGVSAGTGTGAGDTAVTAMDEQAQRTRQNCCRLCIAPASECISIINSYAADKEPLATKIHNCVNIKITPLDRLSLHICHACISYLNSWQSFKNRCLSSQSKQRQWVDMDRTKQQTLLGYLDLNRAENGSIVDQQQQQQQSELKIDTATAAAEKASANILDGIPSLKKRKSLTVYPLPAVPIKDEPLDDTDDDFQMKCIDESDDMMDPTMFLERSEHEGDVPLMTSDYDYTAQHGVTAAVAAASLPATAVANVAAAGDSKVASCRACSLQFSTRANARRHERNLHPNLFQLSTDSPNNTPITKPTPALAAALEIQRAAAAAAATAEATKAAAGGNISTQKYRQVVMNTFIKCENGGYDYDNPEQYQQLLSRDKVEFIQENHEFLEQYQTMTCRCCNKYFSTYKNFMAHVRKKYPTLPRNLCFNCLKMNDSKALFISHLKKRNCINLYRVLNALRLKQPNFAHATASGVIATTEPQPQVQQQQQQQQQQQQQQLVVTAHETSASSERPEKLRAKELLVNKLYECKLCPKGFRTKHEFRTHVYDKHADVQRKDNNSIQCSFCGLDFADPVDRRRHYNNMDCIVRLRCMTCDAKLETHQRFLDHVYQDHLGGAVSSDNASTANSGIDHSPGKRSLLGALGIGVSQSSNDESRSSSTNNNNNNTNAANPPITSTPKPTTLSSSLSLAQIGAAAATSGGSRDAPKSQYFSRMPQVCPICGQQYNNYNNVLRHMESKHPNKLPETYKCVRCGLGYPRISYLREHMINVHGVDKNRHSGGFEYIVNADAVKLADGSTPNVYTGRYDYVMKDLMSITNGGTLDDDDEEGGSIAKKMRLDDSSNNSSINTSIANQQKECPICNAVFSNNIGLSNHMRSHYTASSTATNAALAAANRMTPKSLTITATPPLEVAATASVATATATSTATISASISNAAAAATTATPVSTTATAISATATGATKVPPAMVNQTPQEQAVFRRSLDQAADRRFRRMRCRICQRRFSSKKSYRYHMLTDHQVQNVQFIKCKLCNAEFAYEKGLKVHLFKVHGRAIKDEMIIKQFECDVCSIVYSSEMELQQHKRSVHKSHSGTKSSHQSSTSTSTATATSADLADTSASALAVLPLYWYQCKYCPSNFNTNKKLAIHINSHDEFDSNDYSCKDCGNVYSGRKSLWVHRYKKHPQVPDPAECTLCRKMFFDRQMLENHTPTCNRKPITATGAHQQDQQQQQQQLQLQHQRGIFKHKTGDDDDEDDDEDHQMMIDEAGAGVGVGNVASDGSNGGNTVAAVTSNTNTISTSSFKIRIPEVACTICGARFTDQEMFSKHIQKHEQELYVDNPLAAMFDDGPADAGQFQVERQNENGEYACDLCAKTFPQVIALKVHRKWHFRGDSKQNPIIDGEATMLNNNTNNNNNSSSSNSNSMLHLRELHAVGLMPNQQHQKQQQQLQQQQSQSSSSNNNNNSNSNNSNSSTSKSMKRKRELKCEYCASTFISNNNLRRHMYELHKHEVSNLPEPPVIEVDEPLCCRRCGDLQFETKELWIEHKLSDAKVVRPFCPFQWGCDLCGEYLSRKEKLINHINNHLKEEVIVPVVVNAKTTKNLSATTTTTTTTAAGTSTTTTTATTAKATSGTAATAAATTTTAATAATTNATTTSGKVLKVKDLESERGGKLSKQRANDNVEQQDEENEDDSDMDDDSDSEDDDDDDDDDDEDDDEENSTTDDDDDNDVEDEDDDVDDEAEGEDVVAQQQLLQQPQQQQHNNNNNNSNSNAIDNDDDDDDDLIEEVIEEIDDDDGDGDGDVHEQHVVAAKANNNKVSIDYARTSNAKLNGNGGKKAKLLIMHSSEEDDDDDDEEEDVEMEMAEEEDEEGVHVGEVMTIDDIIEEDDGEDDDDVVGVSGDVVEEDDDDDNDNDDNDNDDDDVDEEEEEDEDIDEDDDDDDGDVHNVGRRNRIDDGRANIGGDAVDGEGDGDVDGDGDGDGTSSSESDSTTTTSHSTGERRKKTVVSSAAHGDAADQSNSSYTCDLCQLCFDSQELLQTHIKSHFLNGPTAGSKSSSSSSSGSGSGSGNNSSSNKNNGSSRCSSGAASRSNNNIINSNNNNKSKTKKSGLLDAAKCGSGSGSGSATTTATVTATAATAATATTATTTTSTSAATVTAAAAEAAARLN, encoded by the exons ATCACGCCATTGGATCGCCTGTCGCTGCATATTTGTCATGCCTGCATCAGCTATTTGAACTCTTGGCAGAGCTTCAAGAATCGCTGCCTCAGCTCCCAGTCGAAGCAACGACAATGGGTGGACATGGACAGAACCAAACAGCAGACACTATTGGGCTATTTGGATTTGAATCGGGCCGAGAATGGCAGCATTGTtgaccaacagcaacagcagcagcaatcggAATTGAAAATCGATACGGCGACAGCTGCAGCTGAGAAGGCATCCGCTAACATTTTGGATGGCATACCCTCGCTGAAGAAGCGCAAATCTTTAACAGTCTAT CCGCTGCCTGCTGTGCCCATCAAGGATGAGCCATTGGATGACACGGACGATGACTTTCAGATGAAGTGCATTGACGAGTCCGATGATATGATGGATCCCACAATGTTCCTAGAGCGCTCCGAGCACGAGGGTGATGTGCCACTAATG ACCTCCGACTATGATTATACGGCGCAGCATGGCGTAACGGCGGCTGTGGCAGCAGCATCGCTGCCGGCAACCGCTGTGGCAAACGTGGCAGCCGCCGGGGACTCAAAGGTGGCCAGTTGCCGTGCCTGCAGTCTGCAATTCTCGACGCGAGCGAATGCACGACGCCATGAACGGAATTTGCatccgaatctgtttcagCTATCGACAGACTCGCCAAATAATACGCCAATTACAAAACCGACGCCGGCATTGGCAGCCGCATTGGAAATCCAACGTGCGGCTGCcgcggcagcggcaacagcggAGGCAACAAAAGCGGCAGCTGGTGGCAACATATCGACACAGAAGTATCGCCAGGTGGTCATGAACACGTTCATCAAGTGCGAGAACGGTGGCTATGACTATGACAATCCGGAGCAGTATCAGCAATTGTTGAGCCGTGATAAGGTCGAGTTCATACAGGAGAATCACGAGTTTCTCGAACAATATCAAACGATGACGTGTCGATGTTGCAACAAATACTTTAGCAcctataagaattttatggCGCATGTGCGCAAAAAGTATCCCACGTTGCCACGTAACCTGTGCTTCAATTGCCTCAAGATGAACGACTCGAAGGCGTTGTTCATATCGCATCTAAAGAAACGTAACTGCATCAATTTGTATCGTGTGCTCAATGCGTTGCGACTCAAACAGCCAAATTTTGCACATGCCACGGCATCCGGTGTGATTGCAACCACAGAACCGCAGCCGcaggtgcaacagcagcagcagcaacaacagcagcagcagcagcaacaattggtGGTAACAGCACATGAGACATCAGCGTCGTCGGAGCGACCAGAGAAACTGCGAGCCAAAGAGCTGCTGGTGAATAAACTGTATGAGTGTAAACTCTGTCCAAAGGGATTCCGAACGAAGCACGAGTTCCGCACCCATGTCTATGATAAGCATGCGGATGTGCAGCGCAAGGATAACAATTCGATACAGTGCAGCTTCTGTGGCTTGGACTTTGCCGATCCAGTTGATCGGCGACGTCATTATAATAACATGGACTGCATTGTCCGTTTGCGCTGCATGACCTGCGATGCCAAATTGGAGACGCATCAGCGTTTCCTCGACCATGTCTATCAGGATCATTTGGGCGGCGCTGTGAGCAGTGATAATGCCTCAACGGCGAACAGCGGCATCGATCATTCGCCGGGCAAGCGTAGTCTGCTCGGTGCCCTTGGCATTGGTGTCAGTCAATCCTCGAATGATGAAtcccgcagcagcagcaccaacaacaacaacaacaacaccaatgCCGCAAATCCACCAATAACTTCCACACCCAAACCTAcaacattatcatcatcattatcattggcTCAGattggagctgctgctgcaaccaGTGGCGGCAGTCGAGATGCCCCCAAATCCCAGTACTTCTCCCGCATGCCACAGGTCTGTCCGATTTGTGGGCAACAgtacaacaactataacaatgTGCTGCGCCACATGGAATCAAAGCATCCAAATAAATTGCCCGAGACATACAAGTGTGTTCGTTGCGGCCTGGGCTATCCAAGGATCTCATATCTGCGTGAGCATATGATCAATGTACATGGCGTGGACAAGAATCGTCATTCCGGCGGATTTGAGTATATCGTAAATGCGGATGCTGTTAAATTGGCCGATGGCAGTACACCAAATGTCTATACCGGACGCTACGATTATGTGATGAAGGATCTGATGTCCATAACAAATGGTGGGACACTcg atgatgatgatgaggaagGCGGCAGCATTGCCAAAAAGATGCGACTCGAcgatagcagcaacaacagtagcatCAACACAAGCATCGCCAATCAGCAGAAAGAGTGCCCCATTTGTAATGCCGTGTTCAGTAATAATATTGGCCTATCAAATCATATGCGCTCACATTACACAGCCTCATCGACGGCAACAAATGCAGCATTGGCGGCTGCCAATCGAATGACACCCAAATCGTTGACAATTACAGCAACACCGCCACTTGAGGTGGCAGCCACAGCGTCAGTAGCGactgcaacggcaacgtcGACCGCAACAATATCTGCCTCCATAAgcaacgcagcagcagcagcaacaacagcaacaccagttagcacaacagcaactgcaatatCTGCGACAGCAACGGGAGCAACAAAAGTGCCGCCGGCAATGGTGAATCAAACGCCACAGGAACAGGCCGTATTCCGTCGAAGTTTAGATCAAGCGGCAGATCGTCGCTTTCGTCGGATGCGTTGTCGTATCTGTCAGCGTAGATTTAGCTCCAAGAAATCGTATCGTTATCACATGCTGACCGATCATCAAGTGCAAAATGTGCAGTTTATCAAATGTAAATTGTGCAACGCCGAGTTTGCCTACGAGAAGGGATTGAAGGTGCATCTGTTCAAGGTGCATGGGCGTGCCATCAAAGATGAGATGATTATCAAACAATTTGAATGTGATGTCTGCTCCATTGTCTACAGCTCGGAAATGGAGTTGCAACAGCATAAACGCAGCGTTCACAAATCACATTCGGGCACGAAATCATCACATCAATCATCTACATCTACATCTACAGCTACTGCTACCTCTGCTGACCTGGCCGATACATCCGCCAGTGCGTTAGCTGTCCTGCCATTATACTGGTATCAGTGCAAGTATTGTCCATCCAATTTCAATACCAACAAGAAACTGGCCATTCACATCAATTCCCATGATGAGTTCGATTCCAATGATTATTCCTGCAAGGATTGCGGCAACGTCTACAGCGGACGCAAGAGCCTCTGG GTGCATCGCTATAAGAAGCATCCGCAGGTACCGGATCCGGCGGAGTGCACGCTGTGCCGCAAGATGTTCTTTGATCGCCAGATGCTGGAGAATCACACTCCCACCTGCAATCGCAAGCCCATCACGGCCACGGGAGCACATCAGcaggatcaacagcagcaacagcagcagttgcagctgcaacatcaaCGTGGCATCTTCAAGCACAAAACGGGCGACGATGATgacgaggatgatgatgaggatcaTCAGATGATGATAGATGAGGCTGGtgctggtgttggtgttggcaaTGTTGCTAGTGATGGCAGCAATGGTGGCAACACTGTGGCAGCTGTCACCAGCAATACGAACACGATCAGTACAAGCAGCTTTAAGATACGCATACCAGAGGTGGCATGCACCATTTGTGGGGCACGCTTCACCGACCAAGAGATGTTCAGCAAGCACATCCAGAAGCATGAACAAGAATTATATGTGGATAATCCATTGGCTGCCATGTTCGATGATGGTCCAGCCGATGCGGGACAATTTCAGGTGGAGCGACAAAATGAGAATGGGGAATATGCTTGCGATTTGTGTGCAAAGACGTTCCCCCAGGTGATTGCGCTCAAGGTGCATCGCAAGTGGCATTTCAGAGGTGATAGCAAGCAG AATCCCATCATCGACGGCGAAGCGACAATGctgaacaacaacaccaacaacaacaacaacagcagcagcagcaacagcaattcgATGTTGCATCTACGCGAATTGCATGCGGTGGGTCTGATGCCCAATCAACAACatcagaagcagcaacagcagctgcaacaacaacagtctcagtcgagcagcagcaacaacaacaacaacagcaacagcaacaacagcaactcatCAACCAGCAAATCGATGAAACGGAAACGTGAATTGAAATGCGAATATTGTGCCTCAACATtcattagcaacaacaacctgcGTCGCCACATGTACGAGTTGCACAAACATGAGGTCAGCAATCTACCCGAGCCGCCAGTGATTGAAGTGGATGAACCGTTGTGTTGTCGTCGTTGCGGTGATTTACAATTTGAGACGAAGGAATTGTGGATCGAGCACAAATTGTCGGATGCAAAGGTTGTGCGTCCATTTTGTCCATTCCAATGGGGCTGTGATCTTTGTGGCGAGTATTTGTCGCGCAAGGAGAAGCTCATCAATCACATTAACAATCATCTTAAGGAGGAGGTGATTGTGCCAGTTGTTGTCAACGCAAAGACAACAAAGAActtatcagcaacaacaacgacaacgacaacaacagcagcaggcacaagcacaacaacgacgacagcaacaacagcaaaggcaacaagtggaacagcagcaacagctgcagccacaacaacaacagcagctacagcagcgacaacaaatgcaacaacaacatcaggcAAAGTGCTGAAAGTCAAGGATCTTGAAAGTGAGAGAGGAGGAAAGTTGAGTAAACAGCGTGCAAATGATAATGTGGAGCAACAAGATGAGGAAAATGAGGATGATAGTGATATGGATGATGATAGCGATAgcgaggatgatgatgatgacgatgatgatgatgatgaagatgatgatgaggagaATAGCACAaccgatgatgatgacgataatGATGTcgaggatgaggatgacgaTGTAGATGATGAAGCGGAAGGGGAAGATGTTGTTGCACAGCAgcaattgttgcaacaacctcagcagcagcagcacaacaacaacaacaacaatagcaacagcaatgcaattgacaacgatgatgatgatgatgacgatctCATTGAGGAGGTTATCGAAGAGATTGACGatgacgacggcgacggcgatgGCGATGTACATGAACAACATGTGGTTGCCGCCAaagcgaacaacaacaaagtgagCATTGATTATGCGCGCACGAGCAACGCCAAGTTGAATGGAAATGGTGGCAAAAAGGCAAAGTTGCTGATCATGCATAGCTCTgaggaagatgatgatgatgatgatgaggaggaggatgtggaaatggaaatggcagAAGAGGAGGACGAAGAGGGTGTACACGTGGGGGAAGTAATGACCATTGATGATATTATTGAAGAAGATGATGGTGAGGATGATGACGATGTGGTTGGTGTTAGTGGTGATGTTGTTGaagaggatgatgatgatgacaacgacaacgacgataacgataacgatgatgatgatgttgatgaggaagaggaggaagaCGAAGACATTGACGAagatgacgacgatgatgatggcgACGTTCATAATGTGGGTCGTCGTAATCGTATCGATGATGGTCGTGCCAACATCGGTGGTGATGCTGTCGATGGTGAGGGTGATGGCGATGTCgatggtgatggtgatggtgatggtACATCATCATCCGAAAGcgattcaacaacaacaacctcgCATTCAACTGGTGAGCGGCGTAAAAAAACTGTAGTTTCATCAGCGGCACATGGCGATGCCGCTGATCAGTCTAATTCCAGCTATACGTGTGATCTATGTCAACTTTGTTTCGATTCTCAGGAGCTTCTGCAGACACACATTAAAAGCCATTTTCTCAATGGGCCAACGGCgggcagcaaaagcagcagcagcagcagcagtggcagtggcagtggcagtggcaacaacagcagcagcaacaaaaacaacggcagcagcagatgCAGCAGTGGTGCCGccagcagaagcaacaacaatataattaatagtaacaacaataataaaagcaaaaccaaaaagtcCGGCTTGTTGGATGCTGCCAaatgtggcagtggcagtggcagtggcagtgcaacaaccacagcaacagtcacagccacagcagccacagcagcaacagcaacaacggcaacaacaacgacgtcgacgtcagcagcgactgtgacagcggcagcggcagaagCTGCAGCGCGCTTGAACTGA